A window of Solanum stenotomum isolate F172 chromosome 3, ASM1918654v1, whole genome shotgun sequence contains these coding sequences:
- the LOC125858917 gene encoding uncharacterized protein LOC125858917: protein MIQSALTDVVTLLSAAIDALETMIAVCECDQGSTKEVTALKAAIAALRRYVDQLKSTDMYMIFGMVEIPDVPVEPDMPSATPGDDVRTEDIVDPEFEAETEEKMLEVAKEASYEGLTDTEEAMIDAFV, encoded by the coding sequence ATGATTCAGTCAGCCCTCACTGATGTTGTGACACTCTTGAGTGCTGCCATTGATGCACTTGAGACTATGATAGCGGTGTGTGAGTGTGACCAAGGGTCCACCAAGGAGGTGACGGCTCTAAAGGCCGCCATTGCTGCACTAAGGAGATATgtggaccagctgaagtccacCGATATGTACATGATTTTTGGGATGGTGGAGATCCCAGATGTGCCAGTTGAGCCAGATATGCCTTCGGCTACCCCCGGAGATGATGTTCGCACTGAGGATATAGTTGACCCCGAGTTTGAGGCTGAGACAGAGGAGAAGATGCTCGAGGTTGCTAAAGAGGCTTCTTACGAGGGCCTTACAGATACTGAGGAGGCCATGATCGATGCATTTGTGTAG